In Leptotrichia hongkongensis, the genomic stretch ACAAGCATTGGTAAACAATATTTCAGACATACCAGTTCTATTTTCAGCGGTAACTGATCCTGCAAGTGCAAAACTTTTGAATCCAAATGTAACAGGAACAAGTGATAAAGTAGAAAATATTGCAGGACAGCTAGATTTACTTTTAAAAATAAAACCTGATGTAAAAAAAGTTGGGGTTTTGTATAATCCATCGGAGCAAAATTCAGTTGTGCAAGTTCAAGAAATTCAAAAAATTGCTAAGGAAAAAAATATAGAAATTGTGCTTCAAGGGATAAGTAACTTTGGTGAATTAGCACAAGCTACTAAAAATTTATTGGGAGCAACTGACGCATTGTACTTACCAACAGATAATCTTGTTGTGTCAGGGGCAAACCTTATTACTTCGGAAGCAATTTCGGCTAAAAAGCCTGTAATTGCAAGCGAAAACTCTTCTGTAGAGCTAGGAGCATTGTTCACAATGGGATTAGATTATTATGCATTAGGAAAACGTACTGGAGAAATGGCAATTGAAATTCTTAAAGGAAAACCTGTTTCTCAAATTCCTTTTGAAACTTCAAAACAAATGAAACTGTATGTAAATCAGAAGACAGCACAGGCATTGGGACTGGATATAAAAAATCCATTGTTTAATGGAGCTGAATTTGTAGGAAAATAAATAATAAATTAAATGGAGAGAACAGAAAAGAAAGAGAGAAAAAAGTTAAATGAATGAATTATTAGTATTTTTACAAAGTCTTCCAGAGGCTTTTAAAACTGGATTTATATATTCGATAATGGTTATGGGAGTGTATTTGACTTATAAAATACTGGATTTTCCAGATATGTCGGTGGATGGAACATTTCCACTTGGAGGATTTGTATTTGCAGCATTTGCAATGTCTAAAAATGGTTTTTTTGGAATAACAAGTCCGATTATGGGACTGATTCTTGCGGTTATATGTGGAATGATTGCAGGATATGTGACAGGAGCCTTGCACGTTTATTTAAAAATTAACGGATTGCTTTCAGGAATTTTAGTAATGACGGGACTTTATAGTATAAACTCCAGAATTGTTGGAATGCCTAATGTATTTATATCGCCGGAAAGAAGTATTTATGAAATAATTTCTTATGAAAAAAACTTTATACCTTTTTCAATTATATTTGTAATTTTACTTGTATTGAAAGGGTTTTATGACTATAAAATTAAAGAAAATAAATATATGGTTAGAAGTCTTGCTGTTTACATTGCTTTTGTAATTGGACTGATAATTTATGTAGCAAATACAAAAGATGTAAAACTTATGCTTACAATACTTATCGCATTTATTATAAAAATGGTTATTGATTATATCTTGACATCAAAATTTGGATT encodes the following:
- a CDS encoding ABC transporter substrate-binding protein; protein product: MKKILLIMISMLMLACGNSNDTVSGNKDSQSSGNKQSYKIGITQFMEHPSLNLTKKGFEDAFKEAGINADFDEKNANGEVTNANLIATNYKADKKDLVFGIATPSAQALVNNISDIPVLFSAVTDPASAKLLNPNVTGTSDKVENIAGQLDLLLKIKPDVKKVGVLYNPSEQNSVVQVQEIQKIAKEKNIEIVLQGISNFGELAQATKNLLGATDALYLPTDNLVVSGANLITSEAISAKKPVIASENSSVELGALFTMGLDYYALGKRTGEMAIEILKGKPVSQIPFETSKQMKLYVNQKTAQALGLDIKNPLFNGAEFVGK
- a CDS encoding ABC transporter permease, with product MNELLVFLQSLPEAFKTGFIYSIMVMGVYLTYKILDFPDMSVDGTFPLGGFVFAAFAMSKNGFFGITSPIMGLILAVICGMIAGYVTGALHVYLKINGLLSGILVMTGLYSINSRIVGMPNVFISPERSIYEIISYEKNFIPFSIIFVILLVLKGFYDYKIKENKYMVRSLAVYIAFVIGLIIYVANTKDVKLMLTILIAFIIKMVIDYILTSKFGFALRALGNNEQLVVSLGVNEKRLKIFGLMLANGVVALAGALFAQNIKVADLQSGVGTIVIGLAAIILGLGVLKKSQVINEISIVTIGSLMYYFIINLALMSNSWTRNMYEGLHFNDNVIKILEVKPTDVKVITAIILTVILWNELIQKTKKGKKKVKLIEKGEAN